The genomic window tttgagcaattcaattcttgtctttacatactTAGAATTGCCCTGCTAGAGTATGATTGAAACTTAGGATgttaaacttttatgcggtagaacattagaaatactttctaggcacaagaggtgaagtgggctaagtgtagggtttaattattgcaaagaattttagaattagcccaattcacctcctcttgggcatcttgatcctttcacgatGCTAGCTGCAGCTAGCCGTTCATAGTCAAAACTCCTCAACTTGGAGGACCAGTCAGGAGTTAGGACCAAGCTCGGCATCAAGGACTGAAATTAGCTACTTCCTTAGCATAACATCAACACCTTGACGAACAATATCAAGAGCTGCCAACACCTACATTAAGTTGGCCAAAGATTAGTTTGAATACACTTAGACATCACAAGGCTATGACAAATGAAGCATCAAATATAAGGATGGACCAAAATTGTGGCAAATAATTTTACAAAAGAAAATAATTAGCAATCTTCATTGTCACAATCTAAACAAAGAATGTGAACCTCTGTGATAACCACGTGCTTGCGGCACTTGCTTATGATGGTTGTTTGTCCAGTTAAAGTGCAAATAAATTTCATTCATAAAACCAATGTCAactattttaatttttttcatcTAATTTAACTAAATAAAAGAACCAAAATGAGTACTAATGTGCCCTGCATATTTCATCCCAAACAAGCATAAAGGAACACAGAACTGTTTGCAACAATCCAAAACTCCAAGTTTATATGCAGCTGACAGCGAAGTAGATGAGTTACCCAGGACAGGCAAGATTTGCTTGCAGACATCAAGGAAGGGCTTGGTTAGAATGACCCTGTTCTCCTTCCTTGACATGCTCCATCCCTTCTAAAGAGGGGATGAACATCGTCTCTGCCATCTATGAACCTGAAAGAATCAACAAATATATCAACCAATCATCACAACCAAGGGCAGACCCGGTAAAGAACATggtgtacacatgtacacccaataatttttgaaaaaaaatcatattcattAGGAAAATACATATATAAACTTTAATTAGATCAGATCCAAATAGTGTTCGAGTGCTCGCTGCTCGGATTTAGACagaaggaagggaagagaaggggtgcgAATACCTGGTGGGCGTTGGCAAGCAGTATATCACAAATACTTATATTATGAATATGCAACACAACCATGAGATATCCTTCAAAGGAAAGCTCAAAAACACGTTTACATGATAATAATTGTAAGCCAATGCAGAAAATTTGAGCCACATCCAAGTCCTTTGCAGCCCTGAGCTCTTGACCCTTGTGTTCTAATGGCGTAAACCCAAGTCGTCAACCAAATAAAATCAATTTAGTTTAAATTCTGTATTATTTTAGTCTGGGTAATACTTATTGTTTGACAAATATCTAAGTGACCAATGTCACAACATCATTGGTTTAGTAATCAGATGTTGAGTCCTCGCTGGTGTGCTGAGTATATTCTAAGGTTTGTTACCAACTTGTATTGGTCCATCACAAAGCCATTAATAGGACTCGCTTACTGGATTGGCTAACTTCAGAATAATCAAAGCAAATCACAATTACCAAAAAAAAACACAAAGAAAAGCATGAAATGTGGTTCAGCACTGGTTTGCTACCACTACTTTTCTAAAATCGACTCTTTGCTCCATCAGAACATGAAACACACCTAATATAAAGTAAAAGGTTTATCAATTTTTTGTTCCATATAACATTATTATTCCATAACTTGCCATAGACACAAAATATTAGACTTGCTACCTTAAATGTCTATCCACAGCCACTACCCTGAAATAACCATCAACAATTATTGGCATCAGTCTACGAGAGAAAGAAGGTTGAGCCATCTTTAGATAATATTTGAAAGTTTATTACCAAAAATTCACAAGTGCTAAACAAGATAAGCATATCATACTACTTGCATAGAGTACTGTATAACCTTTTTTATGGCTAATGACATGAATTAAGAACAAAATGAAAAATGCCATGAACTCAATAGATAGCAGTCATATGGAAATTTTCTGGGCATGTGGCGCCTTTGATAATGCCCGTGAGATTAGGGGATACCAAGAACAAATTAGTGGTTGTCCATGAAACAAATACCAGGGGACAGATCAGTGGTTATGCGTGGGAACTGATTATTGGCACACATGCTGCTGCATTCCTGATTAAAACAAGCAATAGCACACATCACCTTTGCGTAATACAGAATTGCAGTTCGATCAATTCTTTCCTGTGATGTGCTGCTGCTATGGTGATTGGCGACTGAGACACCATCTATCAGGTCGCTGAGTCCCTAGTTGACCAGGGCGACGAGCATGGGCGTTGTTCCGTGGTGATGTGATAATACAATAGATTCCTGAAAAATAACAACAGATTCCATTCAATTATATGCTTACAGATGACATATCCACAAATCCCTAAGCCTTTACAGTTCAATCTTCCTTCTTCTCTAATGATGTCCAAACCCTAACACTGAGAATGAGATTTGGGAATTGGGAGAAAGTAGTGGAATGCAGAAGAACAAGCACTCATGAGAGGCCAGTAGGCCACAGGGCACCACGACCCTGCTGGACTGGCCGTCGGCCAGTGCAGTGGTGCCGATGGACGGGCGCCTTGCGGGGGCGGTCGGcacctcctcgctcctcgcttccGTGGGGGCGGTGGCGAACGGGAGGGTGAGCCGGAGGGTGCCGCCCCGTGCGGCGCGGAGGGCGGCCAGAGGGAGGCACGGAGGGAGTCCCGGTGGGGGAGGGCAGCGGGGCCGGGCGTCGGCGTCGTGCGTGAAGAGGGCGTGCGTGGTGCGAGGATGAGATCCTTGCTCCTCGTGTCTCACTCGACGGCGGCAGGCGACGGTGGTTCCTGCGAAGGGCGTGGTGCGGATAGTGACTTTACGAGGCCGACGGTAGTCGCGACTTCGAGAGGGCGTGGGCACGGATAGCAGGCATGCGATTGATTGACTTATTGATTCCTGCGTTGTTTGAACGATTTGCTTCCACTTTTACTGGAGGAATTGTCGCACGGGGGAGGGAGGGACGCGCGAGCGTCGTCGTCGCATGGGGCAGACCGACGCCGCGTTCCCATATCGTCGCGCGACGCGGAACGCACGGACGGGAGGGAAGAGCGACCCCAAAAAAAAAAGTCGCACCAAACAAttgtcttacttttgttctttttagttataTGTAGGAGATACACCGTCGCCATCGCCGGCTATACCCTGGCGCAGAAATGCAACAAATGCATAAGCAGATAAGCGCCTCCACGGCGGAAACAAGGAAGACAAGTCACAATGAGCAGAGGCTCCATAAGAGAGCGATCTTTACAAGGCCAGGAATGAACACACATCTGAGTATCTTAAGCAGTGACTGGAGATTAATCAAAGAGGTAATGGCATTTGAATTGGTACATAAATCAGAACAAAACAAAAGGAACAGCGTGCACGATGTGATCCCAGCCTAAAAATTTGACCAAACAGCCAATAATAGTAGATGTGGACACCCAGGGCGCCTTTCTGGCCACCAATCCTTCCCCCATTTCTCTCCAAGGATAGGCCATGTCTAAGCACACTTTTGTTGCGAAATCTCGCCATGATTTCCAGTTAGTGCTAGGCTATGACACGACCAGGTGTTTTGGTGGACCATTTCTTTGCATGTCCAATGTCCCCATAGCTGCATAGATTTGCAATAATGCAGATGATTCTTTGAATACAAGGAAACAAAAAGGCATCTTATCAATTTGTGCGCGGTACATGGTTCAGTCAACCGTAAGTTACCTCTTTTCATATGCAGCCATTCATTTAGTTATGGCTTTAGATGAGAAGCACTTGACGGCAAGTTCAAATAAACACACGACTACCTCAACTGTGCAGTTCGATAAAGAAATCATGAGCCAAAACTAAGGCTTCAGCCTGTAGCTTTGCGCTTCAGAGGGAGGACAGAGGATACTGAGTACTGACTGGTGAGTATCATTAACCAATGCCCATGGCATGAATCGCTTATGTACATAGACTATGCCAGTAATTCGTCCAAACAGGAAATAATGCAGAAGTCAGAACTAAACCCCAGATAGCAGTCAACCAGACACCAGCAAACCCACAGAAACCAGAGGTATCACCGTATCAGAACCGTAGAAACCTTTCATTTTGGTTCTTCAGTTTATACTTTATATAAACAGAAAGGGGCTAGGACCACACAAAGTGCAGACAATATGATGCTGTCAATGACTGTCAAATGGAGGGGTACGATACTGTGATTACAATTACTCTGCTTGCCACTTTTTTGGACAAGACAGATTGTTAAGATTCACCTTGCTCAACTCATTAGCAGCGAGTCACAATTGTCACTTTTAATATAATCAGAttaatactccctctattccaaattgtaagtcgttttggcttttctagattcataagcTTTACTAtgcacctagaaaagccaaaacaacttacaatttggaatagagggagtagaaTATATGAACGTAGGGAACAGACAAACAAAAAATAAACAAGATGAGTTGTAATCTAACCAGATTGAAAGGAGACTTCACTTGCTATTGTTCAAAATCTTCAGAAAATCAAGTATGCCTTTTTCATTCATCCTTAATGTTTACAGGTACTCGTCACAGATTGACTGAAAGCACTATTGACAAAGGCCTACAACTTTGTTAAGGGCCACTGGTGCACAAAATGCTAGTGTCATCTGGCCCTCATTGCCAATGCTGCTAATCATGAAACGTACAACTTGTACTCACTACTTCTGTCAGGAAATGCTATGGCGTTGTAAAATGCTACTGTAATCCAGCATATGTTGGACAAACAAGTCCTTGGTCCACTGCGAACAATGAGCTTATGCTCTGCTTCCTAGCAAGCTCAAGCTTTTGCATCATCTGCCGCAGCCATTCGCTCATCTTCAGTGGTAAGTCCCTCAATCAGGGAGATATATGTGCTGTCATCTGGGGTGATGCCCTTCCCCACCATCTCTTTCAACAGGTTCTCAGCGTCATCTCCCTGTCCATTCTTGCACAACCCCTGTATAAGCGCATTATATGTCAAAAGTGTTGGATTGAACCCCTTATCCAACATCTCATCCCGGACTCTCAAAGCGTCCTTTATGTCACCCTTCATGCTATAGCCGCTGATCAGCGTGTTATAGGTGACAAGGTCTGGCTGGATACCCCTCTTTGTCATCTCATCAATGAGCCTGCGAGCTTCATCAAGccgcccaagcaagcaaaacccCCTCATCAGTGTATTGTATGTCACATCATCCGGggggatcctcttcttctccatctctgCCGTGATCTCATATGCTCTTTCCATATCTCCACCTGTGCAGTGGCTATTGATCAGAGCATTGTACATGACAACATCAGGCCTGATGCCCTTCTTCACAGCCACTTTAAATAACCTATCCGTCTCTTGAACTTGCCCTTTCCTGGAGAAAGCATATATCAACGACGTGTAGGTCACTGCAGTTGCACGCACCCCTTTCCGAGACATCACCTCAAACAACTCCAATGCTTTCTTCTCATTGCCCTCTTTGCAATACCCATTGATTAGTATGTTATAAGTGAACACGTCTGGGTAAAGACCATTCCTCTGCATCTCCTCAAGCACAGCATAAGCATCTGATGCACGTCCAACCATGAACAACGCGTGCACAAGTAAATTGTATGTAGCAACCGTCATGGCAACCCCCCGCTGTACCATATCCTCCCGGTATTGCAGAGCCACATCCAGTTTGCCCCTGTCACAGTAGCCACCGATCAATGCGTTGTACATCACCGCAGATGGCGCCACCTCTCCCTTAGTCAGCATTTCGTCGAACACCTTGGCGGCGTCCTCTGTTCGACCGATCTTGCACCACCCAGAGATCAGCGTGGCATAGGTGTACTTGTCGGGAGCAATCCCTCCGCGCTCCCGCATCTCGCGCATGACCTCCAGAGCCGCCTGGACACGGCCGCGCGCGCAGAACCCGGCTATGACGGTGTTGTAGGTGACGGCGTTGGGGCGGGGCATCTGGCGGAGCAGCTCGAGCGCGCACACGGGCTTCCCCGTGGCGCAGAGGTGGCGGAGCATGATGTTGAAGGTGGTGGTGCAGAGCGGCAGGCGGAGGCGGTAGATGTCGGCGAAGAGGGCGAAGGCCGGGGCGGAGGGGAGGGAGGAGAGCAGCGGGTGGAGCGAGGCGACGGGGATGGGGACGGAGAGAGACTTGAGCCGCGCGTAGAGGCGGAGGGAGGTGGCGTGggggcgcgcggcggcggaggcggtgagGAGGAGGTGCGGCAGCGACGGGGACGCGGCGAGGTGCGGGAGAACGGAAAGCGGGCACAGGGCACGGTCCGCGGAAAGCGCCGACTTGAAGAGCGCGAGCGCAGCGGCCGGCGTCGGAGACGCGCGGGCAGCAGTCGCCACGGCGGCGGGGGAGGTGGGCGGCGCCATGGAGGCGGAGTGGAGAGCCTCTAGCGACTAACGGAGTAACGGGCGCGCCGTAGGGGCCGGACCGTCGGAGTCGGACGTCACGCACGTTGGGCTCGGGCGCCCGTGTTCGATTGCTTTCTTTATAATGGTTGTTTTGAGCTTTTTTTTCAGctggaattttttttataataaattagttGAAATAGTGTTTTTTTTTCAACGAATTAAACTGGACCTAGACGACGGCTCGTCTAAACAAAGATCTTTTTTTAGACGAAAAAGATACGgggcttttttttttcttgttttgggAAAAAATAGGAGTCCGACATAGCAAAATACACATAACAGTCTAGATTAAAAAAAACAGTAATGCTGTACGATCCGTCGGACGGCGCCATTAGTGGTCCGCGACGCTGGCCAAACTATCCAACAGACTCACACCGTGTTTCTAAAAAAAAGTTATGGAATACTCCGTTCTCACTTTTCCGCTATGCCCTACCGCAATGTTGATGTGCTCCATCGTGGCCGCGCTCGCACTGCCCCGACGTACTCCACCAcagctctctccaccatgcccGCCTGGCCGTCATCCTTCCTCTCCACCGCGCCTCCGCCCCGTCGTGACCTTCTAGAGCGCGCCACCTCTGCTGGTCGGGCCGCTCTCTCCCGTGCGCATCGAGCTGGTGGTGCTAGTGCGCCGCCACTCGCCACCAGCTCGCACCCCGAGGACGCAATCGACCGGCTCCGGCCTCCTCtccctatgttgcaaatatatgttttcaagtgtttcagatgtttcagaggtgcGTTGCAagagttttatatggatgttgtaaaagtagatcgggatgttgcatatg from Miscanthus floridulus cultivar M001 chromosome 11, ASM1932011v1, whole genome shotgun sequence includes these protein-coding regions:
- the LOC136493399 gene encoding pentatricopeptide repeat-containing protein At2g15630, mitochondrial-like; amino-acid sequence: MAPPTSPAAVATAARASPTPAAALALFKSALSADRALCPLSVLPHLAASPSLPHLLLTASAAARPHATSLRLYARLKSLSVPIPVASLHPLLSSLPSAPAFALFADIYRLRLPLCTTTFNIMLRHLCATGKPVCALELLRQMPRPNAVTYNTVIAGFCARGRVQAALEVMREMRERGGIAPDKYTYATLISGWCKIGRTEDAAKVFDEMLTKGEVAPSAVMYNALIGGYCDRGKLDVALQYREDMVQRGVAMTVATYNLLVHALFMVGRASDAYAVLEEMQRNGLYPDVFTYNILINGYCKEGNEKKALELFEVMSRKGVRATAVTYTSLIYAFSRKGQVQETDRLFKVAVKKGIRPDVVMYNALINSHCTGGDMERAYEITAEMEKKRIPPDDVTYNTLMRGFCLLGRLDEARRLIDEMTKRGIQPDLVTYNTLISGYSMKGDIKDALRVRDEMLDKGFNPTLLTYNALIQGLCKNGQGDDAENLLKEMVGKGITPDDSTYISLIEGLTTEDERMAAADDAKA